One Dermatophagoides farinae isolate YC_2012a chromosome 1, ASM2471394v1, whole genome shotgun sequence genomic region harbors:
- the LOC124491382 gene encoding cyanate hydratase, with translation MNRNLSSLMRNFSRYNSTINSDLNLNFMSKNVASKIILDAKRKSNLKFAELANKLEVNKVWLTSAILGQHPINEQLSRQLVKILSIQRPGDEMEKLIQILGSIPDNRGLVNQTVTRDPTIRRLNELLDIYGDTFKTLIKEEFGDGIMSAIDCTVHFEKQTIDDKEDRIVITINGKYLQYKNDK, from the coding sequence atgaatcgaaatttATCATCTTTGATGCGAAATTTTTCGCGTTACAATTCGACAATTAATtctgatttgaatttgaatttcatgtCAAAAAATGTTGcgtcaaaaataattttagaTGCTAAACGTAAATCGAATTTAAAGTTCGCAGAACTTGCCAATAAACTTGAAGTGAATAAAGTATGGCTAACATCGGCCATTCTTGGACAGCATCCTATAAACGAACAATTATCTCGACAATTGGTAAAAATTCTAAGCATACAAAGACCAGgtgatgaaatggaaaaactcATTCAAATACTTGGTTCGATTCCGGATAATCGAGGATTGGTCAATCAGACGGTAACACGTGATCCGACCATTCGAAGACTCAACGAATTGCTCGACATTTATGGCGATACATTCAAAACATTGATAAAAGAAGAATTCGGTGATGGTATAATGTCAGCAATCGATTGTACCGTTCATTTTGAAAAGCAAACAATCGACGACAAAGAGGATCGAATCGTTATAACAATTAATGGTAAATATTTGCAatacaaaaatgataaatga
- the Smyd5 gene encoding SET and MYND domain containing, class 5 has protein sequence MATNNTVKFVINYDPIKGRSLIAKETIVMGEIIFEESPLVCSQFLWNAECKYDACQYCLTPLETAEENVSRLTKECIQLPYVEQCCQTDKCKHVDCLGCGRQERYCSIECRQRARESYHQTLCPSQSETMAINLNKLCQHWKSIHYPPETASIMLLVKILARIKQDATVVEKLQQFSSNTAQESEKFVHILCGDKFQEQIIILRQIIVDLFPNEEILNPFLTENGFKSLLAIVGKNSQGIGTSAFSQWARNCERLVANNPAECEQINQLIDGLFEKMEQISGCFINTEGSGLYELQSCINHSCQPNSETCFQHNNFILSLKALETINPGEEITICYLDECWKDRSRHSRNKYLQQNYLFTCHCPKCQQQTNDADETSDEEDEDSDLQSNPDDDEAMNCD, from the exons ATGGCCACTAATAACACCGTTAAGTTCGTAATCAATTATGATCCGATCAAg GGTCGATCACTAATAGCAAAGGAAACGATTGTTATGGGTGAAATAATCTTTGAAGAATCGCCATTAGTTTGTTCGCAGTTTTTATGGAATGCTGAATGTAAATATGACGCTTGTCAATATTGTTTAACACCATTAGAAACGGCTGAAGAGAATGTTTCCAGATTGACAAAAGAATGCATTCAATTACCATATGTTGAACAATGTTGTCAGACCGATAAATGTAAACATGTCGATTGTTTAGGTTGTGGTCGACAGGAACGATATTGTTCGATTGAATGTCGTCAACGTGCGCGTGAAAgttatcatcaaacattgtGCCCGTCACAATCAGAAACGATGGCtatcaatttgaataaattgtgtCAACATTGGAAATCGATTCACTATCCACCTGAAACAGCCAGTATAATGTTATTGGTGAAAATTCTAGCTCGTATCAAACAGGATGCAACTGTTGTAGAAAAATTGCAACAATTTTCAAGTAATACTGCCCAagaatcagaaaaatttGTCCATATTTTATGTGGCGATAAATTTCAGGAACAAATCATTATTCTTCGTCAGATTATCGTGGATTTATTTCCAAATGAGGAAATATTGAATCCTTTCTTGACTGAAAATGGCTTTAAATCACTATTGGCGATAGTTGGAAAAAATAGCCAAGGAATTGGAACAAGTGCATTCAGTCAATGGGCACGAAATTGTGAACGATTAGTTGCCAATAATCCAGCCGAATGTGaacaaattaatcaattgattgatggattatttgaaaaaatggaacaaatttCTGGATGTTTCATAAACACAGAAGGATCTGGTCTTTATGAACTGCAGAGCTGTATTAATCATAGTTGTCAACCAAATAGTGAAACATGTTTCCAACATAACAATTTCATTCTATCATTGAAAGCATTGGAAACAATCAATCCGGGCGAAGAAATAACCATTTGCTATCTGGATGAATGTTGGAAAGATCGAAGTCGACATAGCCGAAATAAATATCTACagcaaaattatttattcactTGTCATTGTCCaaaatgtcaacaacaaacaaatgatgccGATGAAACCagtgatgaagaagatgaagaCAGCGATTTACAATCAAATCCCGATGATGACGAAGCAATGAattgtgattga